A single Sphingopyxis chilensis DNA region contains:
- the fabZ gene encoding 3-hydroxyacyl-ACP dehydratase FabZ: MADGENGAGELGPVDIRRILTLLPHRYPMLLVDRVVSMVKDTSIHAVKAVTMNEPFFQGHFPGRPIMPGVLIVEALAQAGGILAVESLGLGGSAKLVYFMGIDGVKFRKPVEPGVLLDLHVTILQAKRNICKFEGRAMLDGQLATECQFTAMIADPPSD; encoded by the coding sequence ATGGCGGACGGGGAAAATGGGGCAGGGGAATTGGGCCCGGTGGATATCCGCCGGATCCTGACGCTGCTGCCGCACCGTTATCCGATGCTGCTCGTCGACCGGGTGGTTTCGATGGTGAAGGACACCTCGATCCACGCGGTCAAGGCGGTGACGATGAACGAGCCCTTTTTTCAGGGCCATTTCCCCGGCCGGCCGATCATGCCTGGCGTCCTCATCGTCGAGGCGCTGGCGCAGGCGGGTGGCATTCTCGCGGTCGAATCGCTGGGCCTCGGCGGCTCGGCCAAGCTTGTCTATTTCATGGGCATCGACGGGGTGAAGTTCCGCAAGCCCGTCGAACCCGGCGTCCTGCTCGACCTCCACGTCACCATACTTCAGGCAAAGCGGAATATCTGCAAGTTCGAAGGGCGGGCGATGCTGGACGGCCAGCTGGCGACCGAATGCCAGTTCACCGCGATGATCGCCGATCCGCCGAGCGATTAA
- the rpmE gene encoding 50S ribosomal protein L31, whose amino-acid sequence MKKDIHPAYHMITVKMTDGTEYQTRSTWGKEGDVMTLEIDPTAHPAWTGGTGRLLDAGGQVAKFNKRFGGLTLKR is encoded by the coding sequence ATGAAAAAAGACATTCACCCCGCGTACCACATGATCACGGTCAAGATGACCGATGGTACCGAATATCAGACGCGCTCGACCTGGGGCAAAGAGGGCGATGTGATGACGCTCGAAATCGACCCCACCGCGCACCCGGCCTGGACCGGCGGCACCGGACGCCTGCTCGACGCGGGTGGTCAGGTCGCGAAGTTCAACAAGCGCTTCGGCGGTCTCACCCTCAAGCGTTAA
- a CDS encoding glycerol kinase: MSEKIIVIDEGTTSTRTMLFGADGTPLGSAQREIRQHYPAPGLVEHDAAEIWEATLACTREMVTRAGGADHVAAIGITNQRETVVFWDRNTGEPLARAIVWQDRRTAADCAALKEAGHEEMVQATSGLLLDPYFSGTKAGWALKHWPQLKEAGDRLAVGTVESYLVYRLTGGVHVTDASNASRTLLMDIDAGRGWDDGLCDLLGVPMDLLPEITGCTATVGTTDPALFGGAIPICGMAGDQQAATIGQACLSPGQTKATFGTGAFILSASGTTRPRSDNRLLATVLVQEGDVRSYALEGSVFVAGSLIKWLRDGLGLLASASESEGLARSVADNGGVYLVPALSGLGAPHWRPDALAALSGLSFASTKAHVARAALEAQAYQAHDLKSAFAADGVDWAELRIDGGMAANDWMAQDLADMLDLVVERPGFVESTALGAAMLAATGAGLYPDLASAAQAMRGTATRFTPALDAPKRKTRLAGWQSALAKVLA; encoded by the coding sequence GTGTCCGAAAAGATCATCGTCATCGACGAGGGCACGACGTCGACCCGCACGATGCTGTTCGGCGCCGACGGCACCCCGCTCGGCAGCGCACAGCGCGAGATCCGGCAGCATTATCCCGCCCCCGGCCTCGTCGAGCATGACGCGGCCGAAATCTGGGAAGCGACGCTCGCCTGCACGCGCGAGATGGTGACGCGCGCCGGCGGCGCCGATCATGTCGCGGCGATCGGCATCACCAACCAACGCGAAACCGTCGTGTTCTGGGATCGCAACACCGGCGAACCGCTCGCCCGCGCCATCGTGTGGCAGGACCGGCGCACCGCCGCCGATTGCGCCGCGCTAAAGGAAGCGGGGCATGAGGAGATGGTGCAGGCGACGAGCGGCTTGCTGCTCGATCCCTATTTCTCGGGAACCAAGGCCGGCTGGGCACTGAAGCACTGGCCGCAGCTGAAGGAAGCCGGCGACCGGCTCGCGGTCGGGACGGTCGAATCCTATCTGGTCTATCGCCTGACCGGCGGCGTCCATGTCACCGATGCGAGCAATGCTTCGCGCACGCTGCTGATGGACATCGATGCGGGCCGCGGCTGGGACGACGGGCTTTGCGACCTGCTCGGCGTTCCCATGGACCTGCTCCCCGAAATCACCGGCTGCACCGCGACGGTGGGCACGACCGACCCGGCGCTGTTCGGCGGCGCGATCCCGATCTGCGGCATGGCGGGCGACCAGCAGGCAGCGACGATCGGCCAGGCGTGCCTGTCGCCCGGCCAGACGAAGGCGACCTTTGGCACCGGCGCCTTCATCCTTTCGGCCAGCGGCACGACGCGGCCCCGATCAGACAACCGCCTGCTCGCGACCGTGCTCGTGCAGGAAGGCGACGTGCGATCCTATGCGCTCGAAGGGTCGGTGTTCGTTGCGGGCAGCCTGATCAAATGGCTGCGCGACGGATTGGGCCTGCTGGCAAGCGCAAGCGAAAGCGAGGGGCTGGCGCGGTCTGTCGCCGACAATGGCGGCGTCTATCTGGTCCCCGCCCTATCGGGCCTTGGCGCACCGCATTGGCGGCCCGATGCGCTGGCGGCGCTGTCGGGGCTCAGCTTCGCGAGCACGAAGGCGCATGTCGCGCGCGCAGCCTTGGAGGCACAGGCCTATCAGGCGCACGACCTGAAATCCGCCTTCGCCGCCGACGGCGTCGATTGGGCGGAACTGCGCATCGACGGCGGCATGGCCGCGAACGACTGGATGGCGCAGGATCTCGCCGACATGCTCGACCTCGTGGTCGAACGCCCGGGTTTCGTCGAAAGCACGGCGCTCGGTGCCGCGATGCTCGCCGCAACGGGCGCTGGGCTTTATCCCGATCTGGCGAGCGCGGCGCAGGCGATGCGCGGCACCGCGACGCGCTTTACCCCGGCGCTCGATGCCCCGAAACGCAAAACGCGCCTTGCCGGGTGGCAAAGCGCGCTTGCAAAAGTCCTGGCGTGA
- the bamA gene encoding outer membrane protein assembly factor BamA, whose product MNSVASHKFSARTQLSVALLAGTMLATPLMAQEVAPPPVPAPTVPAPAPEAVPTATTVQSITVVGNQRLEAQTILSYLRLRVGQQYDRAVLDQALKDLAATELFKDFQITDNNGALTIQVTENPVINRVILEGNKRLKDDKIRPEIKLAPRQIFTRSKVRADVARIIELYKRQGRFAATVEPKMVSLDQNRVDVVFEINEGPKSKVRQINIIGNEKFSDGDLKDEMATKETGLLTILSSNTSYDPDRLAYDQQKVRLFYLTNGYADFRVISAVAELTSNKQDFIITYVVEEGERYKFGDVDVQSEIRDFQPEMLKKLLPMKTGDWYDAKLVEDTVESLSETAGLFGYAFADINPEFRRNPDDRTMAITFNVGESPRTYVERIDVNGNTLTHDKVVRREFRLNEGDAFNSFGVKRTENRINSLGYFQENLEIERKEGSAPDRIILETNVEEKPTGELSLSAGFSSIENFLLQASIRQRNFRGLGQQLQASVNYSSYSKSIELGFTEPYLFDRNISIGGSVYRRDLNSFNFIDNDRRTTFEQVTTGAQVNVGVPLTEFMSFFGRYSINFDDVTLDRSIYYFGDECDPLVAGRYLCDAIGNRTTSLLGYTLAYDDRDNRIRPTRGQSLSLSQDFAGLGGSVKYVRTRLAGTKHFNLGSRFILNISAEGGYIYPFGGRPTPTSDKVRLTDRFFLGEPQMRGFDIRGIGPRVIRYAATYDPLNPVIDTSNDNRGQIDDALGGRAYYQGRVELDIPLGTGAKELGLRPSIFLDVGSVFSVKRPTLTTLDDFRDPADGFTKFLCRNATTGVSQFATETTTTTDGVTTGTGQYTTCPTGFSSLAPFEERFFGDTWMPRVSIGAGVNWNSPFGPFRIDFAYALRKEEGDDTKRFSFNVGTQF is encoded by the coding sequence ATGAACAGCGTGGCTTCACACAAATTTTCGGCGCGGACGCAGCTGTCGGTCGCTCTGTTGGCCGGCACGATGCTCGCGACGCCGCTGATGGCGCAGGAGGTTGCGCCGCCGCCCGTCCCCGCTCCGACCGTCCCGGCGCCCGCGCCCGAAGCGGTCCCGACCGCGACGACGGTCCAGTCGATCACCGTCGTCGGCAACCAGCGGCTCGAGGCGCAGACGATCCTTTCCTACCTGCGCCTGCGCGTCGGCCAGCAATATGACCGCGCGGTGCTCGACCAGGCGCTGAAGGATCTCGCCGCGACCGAGCTGTTCAAGGATTTCCAGATCACCGACAACAATGGTGCGCTGACGATCCAGGTTACCGAAAACCCGGTGATCAATCGCGTGATCCTGGAGGGCAACAAGCGCCTGAAGGACGACAAAATCCGTCCCGAGATCAAGCTCGCGCCGCGCCAGATCTTCACGCGCTCCAAGGTGCGCGCGGACGTTGCGCGCATCATCGAGCTTTACAAGCGGCAGGGCCGCTTCGCGGCGACGGTCGAACCCAAGATGGTGTCGCTCGACCAGAACCGCGTCGATGTCGTGTTCGAGATCAACGAGGGTCCGAAGTCGAAGGTCCGCCAGATCAACATCATCGGCAACGAGAAGTTCAGCGACGGCGACCTCAAGGACGAGATGGCGACGAAGGAGACAGGGCTGCTGACGATCCTGTCGTCGAACACCAGCTACGATCCCGACCGCCTCGCTTATGACCAGCAGAAGGTGCGCCTTTTCTACCTGACCAACGGCTATGCCGATTTCCGCGTCATTTCGGCGGTGGCGGAGCTGACGAGCAACAAGCAGGACTTCATCATCACCTATGTCGTCGAGGAGGGCGAACGCTACAAGTTCGGCGACGTCGACGTGCAGAGCGAAATCCGCGACTTCCAGCCCGAGATGCTGAAGAAGCTGCTGCCGATGAAGACCGGCGACTGGTATGACGCCAAGCTGGTCGAGGACACGGTCGAAAGCCTCAGCGAGACCGCGGGCCTGTTCGGCTACGCCTTTGCCGACATCAATCCCGAGTTCCGCCGCAACCCCGACGACCGGACGATGGCGATCACCTTCAACGTCGGCGAAAGCCCGCGTACCTATGTCGAGCGCATCGACGTCAACGGCAACACGCTGACCCATGACAAGGTGGTTCGCCGCGAATTCCGCCTGAACGAAGGCGACGCCTTCAACAGCTTCGGCGTCAAGCGCACCGAGAATCGCATCAACAGCCTCGGTTATTTCCAGGAAAATCTGGAGATCGAGCGCAAGGAAGGCAGCGCGCCCGACCGCATCATCCTCGAAACCAATGTCGAGGAAAAGCCCACCGGCGAACTCTCGCTCTCGGCCGGTTTCTCGTCGATCGAGAATTTCCTGCTCCAGGCCTCGATCCGTCAGCGCAACTTCCGCGGCCTCGGCCAGCAACTGCAAGCCTCGGTCAACTATTCGAGCTATTCGAAGTCGATCGAGCTCGGCTTTACCGAACCCTATCTGTTCGACCGCAACATCTCGATCGGCGGCAGCGTCTATCGCCGCGACCTCAATTCGTTCAACTTCATCGACAATGATCGCCGCACGACCTTCGAACAGGTCACGACCGGCGCGCAGGTCAACGTCGGCGTGCCGCTGACCGAATTCATGTCCTTCTTTGGCCGCTACAGCATCAATTTCGACGATGTGACGCTCGACAGGTCGATCTATTATTTCGGCGACGAATGCGACCCGCTCGTCGCCGGCCGTTATCTGTGCGACGCGATCGGCAACCGCACGACGTCGCTGCTCGGCTACACGCTCGCCTATGACGACCGCGACAATCGCATTCGTCCGACGCGCGGCCAGTCGCTGTCCTTGAGCCAGGACTTCGCGGGGCTCGGCGGCAGCGTCAAATATGTTCGCACGCGCCTTGCGGGCACCAAACACTTCAATCTCGGCAGCCGCTTCATCCTCAACATCTCGGCCGAGGGGGGCTATATCTACCCGTTCGGCGGGCGCCCGACCCCGACCAGCGACAAGGTCCGCCTGACCGACCGCTTCTTCCTCGGCGAACCGCAGATGCGCGGCTTCGACATTCGCGGCATCGGTCCGCGCGTCATCCGCTATGCCGCGACCTATGATCCGCTCAATCCGGTGATCGACACCAGCAACGACAACCGTGGCCAGATCGACGATGCGCTCGGCGGGCGCGCCTATTATCAGGGGCGGGTCGAACTCGATATCCCGCTCGGGACCGGCGCGAAGGAACTGGGGCTGCGGCCGTCGATCTTCCTCGACGTCGGGTCGGTGTTCAGCGTGAAGCGCCCGACGCTGACCACTCTCGACGATTTCCGCGATCCCGCCGACGGTTTCACGAAGTTCCTCTGCCGCAACGCAACGACGGGCGTCAGCCAGTTCGCGACCGAAACGACGACGACCACCGATGGGGTCACGACGGGAACCGGCCAGTACACGACCTGTCCGACGGGATTCTCGTCGCTCGCGCCGTTCGAGGAACGCTTCTTCGGCGATACCTGGATGCCGCGCGTCTCGATCGGCGCCGGGGTCAACTGGAACTCTCCTTTCGGTCCCTTCCGGATCGACTTCGCTTACGCCCTTCGCAAAGAAGAGGGCGATGATACCAAACGCTTCTCATTCAATGTAGGAACCCAATTCTGA
- a CDS encoding OmpH family outer membrane protein — protein MKKILAASALAIAALSVSPILSAPALAQAKGVGVADVRVAAARSNAFRTASQQIETTYKAQIDQQQSRGQTLQAEINVLIAKYNEEAKKTPQNQAALQAAAKAVQDKRQAAQTELGQIGAPVDLAIAYVEDQISVRMNEAIKAAMTAKKIDLLLNPDAVLARENNVDITDAVVTELNRILPSVSIAVPAGYQPGQLVQQRNQQLMDAARASQGTATPAPAPAGTAPTTR, from the coding sequence ATGAAGAAAATTCTTGCCGCCTCCGCGCTGGCGATCGCCGCGCTGTCGGTTTCGCCCATCCTGTCGGCTCCCGCCCTCGCGCAGGCGAAGGGCGTCGGCGTCGCCGACGTCCGCGTCGCCGCCGCGCGTTCGAACGCCTTCCGCACCGCGTCGCAGCAGATCGAAACCACCTACAAGGCTCAGATCGACCAGCAGCAGTCGCGCGGTCAGACGCTGCAGGCTGAAATCAACGTGCTGATCGCGAAATATAACGAAGAGGCGAAAAAGACGCCGCAGAACCAGGCCGCGCTGCAGGCCGCCGCAAAGGCGGTGCAGGACAAGCGTCAGGCGGCGCAGACCGAACTCGGCCAGATCGGCGCGCCGGTCGACCTCGCCATCGCCTATGTCGAAGACCAGATCAGCGTTCGCATGAACGAGGCGATCAAGGCCGCGATGACCGCGAAGAAGATCGACCTGCTGCTCAATCCCGATGCGGTTCTCGCGCGCGAAAACAATGTCGACATCACCGACGCGGTGGTGACCGAACTCAACCGCATCCTCCCGAGCGTTTCGATCGCGGTCCCCGCCGGCTACCAGCCCGGCCAGCTCGTCCAGCAGCGCAACCAGCAGCTGATGGATGCGGCGCGCGCGTCGCAGGGAACGGCAACTCCGGCTCCGGCCCCGGCCGGCACCGCACCGACCACGCGCTGA
- a CDS encoding DEAD/DEAH box helicase, translating to MTTFNDFGLHADINRALAAKDYTVPTPIQVQAIPPLMKGRDLCGIAQTGTGKTAGFSLPSIHHLLTYPHRPTPRGCRMLVLAPTRELAAQIAQSCRDYGRFTKLSVSTVFGGVPINKQIRDLSGGVDILVATPGRLLDLIDQRALRLDDVEIFVLDEADQMMDMGFIHSLRRIAKLLPSRRQNLFFSATMPKEIAHLAEQFLEDPVTVSVTPAATTVEKISQYATFVEQKEKQALLHSIVASEDIDRALIFTRTKHGADRVVRHLAGAGIKAMAIHGNKSQSQRTHALQAFRSGDIKLLVATDIAARGIDVSGVSHVINFEIPNVPEQYVHRIGRTARAGAEGKAISFIAPDERPYMRDIERVTRSKSEPMPLPENFNEMVRNLPKPVQPPRDTGSQGRNPQRQREDAMRGRGPGKPGGDRGPRRDGAAGEGAEGQRKRRFRPRNKSVGAHKGAVKRVG from the coding sequence ATGACGACTTTCAACGACTTTGGCCTGCACGCCGACATCAATCGCGCGCTTGCCGCCAAGGATTATACCGTCCCGACCCCGATCCAGGTTCAGGCGATTCCGCCGCTGATGAAGGGCCGCGACCTGTGCGGTATCGCGCAGACGGGCACTGGCAAGACCGCCGGCTTCTCGCTGCCCTCGATCCATCACCTCCTGACCTATCCGCACCGCCCGACCCCGCGCGGCTGCCGGATGCTCGTGCTCGCGCCGACGCGCGAGCTCGCGGCGCAGATCGCGCAGAGCTGCCGCGACTATGGCCGCTTCACCAAGCTTAGCGTCTCGACCGTCTTTGGCGGCGTGCCGATCAACAAGCAGATCCGCGACCTGTCGGGCGGCGTCGATATCCTCGTCGCGACCCCCGGTCGCCTGCTCGACCTGATCGACCAGCGCGCGCTGCGCCTCGACGATGTCGAAATCTTCGTCCTCGACGAAGCCGACCAGATGATGGACATGGGCTTCATCCACTCGCTGCGTCGCATCGCCAAGCTGCTGCCCTCGCGTCGCCAGAACCTCTTCTTCTCGGCAACGATGCCGAAGGAAATCGCGCATCTCGCCGAACAGTTCCTCGAGGATCCGGTGACGGTGTCGGTTACCCCGGCGGCGACCACGGTCGAAAAGATCAGCCAGTACGCGACCTTCGTCGAACAGAAGGAAAAGCAGGCGCTGCTGCACTCGATCGTCGCGAGCGAAGATATCGACCGCGCGCTGATCTTCACCCGCACCAAGCATGGCGCCGACCGCGTCGTGCGCCACCTCGCGGGCGCGGGCATCAAGGCGATGGCGATCCATGGCAACAAGAGCCAGTCGCAGCGCACCCACGCGCTGCAGGCGTTCCGCTCGGGCGACATCAAGCTGCTCGTCGCGACCGACATCGCCGCGCGCGGTATCGACGTGTCGGGCGTCAGCCATGTGATCAACTTCGAGATCCCGAACGTGCCCGAACAATATGTCCACCGCATCGGCCGCACCGCGCGCGCCGGCGCGGAGGGCAAGGCGATCAGCTTCATCGCCCCCGACGAGCGGCCCTATATGCGCGACATCGAGCGCGTTACCCGCAGCAAGTCCGAACCGATGCCGCTGCCCGAGAATTTCAACGAGATGGTGCGTAACCTGCCCAAGCCGGTGCAGCCGCCGCGCGACACCGGCAGCCAGGGCCGCAATCCGCAGCGCCAGCGCGAAGATGCGATGCGCGGCCGCGGTCCGGGCAAGCCGGGCGGCGATCGCGGCCCGCGCCGCGACGGCGCAGCCGGCGAAGGCGCCGAAGGCCAGCGCAAGCGCCGCTTCCGCCCACGCAACAAGAGCGTCGGCGCGCACAAGGGCGCGGTGAAGCGCGTCGGTTGA